One Clostridium estertheticum DNA segment encodes these proteins:
- the def gene encoding peptide deformylase — MAVRKILQYGDKRLNTECAKVLKVNGEILNLIDDMMDTLYEGNGIGLAAPQIGVLKRVILIDLGDEEEEPIILINPKITAQSGNEKDYEGCLSYLGHEGEVFRPTNVTVEGINTKGKPVTYKAEGLLARAFCHEIDHLDGILYMSRAEEMYELAEEEEE; from the coding sequence ATGGCAGTTAGAAAGATTTTACAATATGGGGACAAACGTCTTAATACAGAATGCGCAAAGGTTTTAAAAGTAAATGGGGAAATATTAAACTTAATCGACGATATGATGGATACACTTTATGAGGGTAATGGAATAGGCCTTGCTGCTCCTCAAATAGGTGTTTTGAAAAGAGTTATCTTAATTGATTTAGGAGACGAAGAAGAAGAACCAATAATACTTATAAATCCTAAAATAACAGCTCAGTCAGGAAATGAAAAGGATTATGAGGGTTGTTTAAGCTATTTGGGACATGAAGGGGAAGTATTTAGACCTACAAATGTTACAGTGGAAGGAATTAATACTAAAGGAAAACCAGTAACTTATAAAGCTGAGGGATTACTAGCAAGAGCCTTCTGTCATGAAATTGATCATTTAGATGGAATACTGTATATGTCTAGAGCGGAAGAAATGTATGAGCTAGCTGAAGAGGAAGAAGAGTAA
- the nadA gene encoding quinolinate synthase NadA: MQELKEKIRQLKVEKNALILAHYYENDDIQEIADFVGDSYYLSKIAKECNENTIVFCGVKFMAESAKILSPEKTVLLPNIDAGCTMADMINGEDVRELKKEHPRAKVICYINSTAEVKAESDICCTSSNALKIINNLNNEEIIFIPDKNLGEYINEKATGVDMILWNGFCCVHEFVSVEEIVEVKNCDSDIKILVHPECNREIRKLADFIGSTGDIIKFASEDTGKKYMIVTEEGILYELKNKNPNKQFITPKTPMICKSMKKTTLEDVYNSLRSKQYEITLDEDVRRAAEKCLKAMHEMAR; encoded by the coding sequence ATGCAAGAGTTAAAAGAAAAGATTCGACAATTGAAAGTGGAAAAAAATGCTTTGATTCTAGCACATTATTATGAGAATGATGATATTCAAGAGATAGCTGATTTCGTAGGGGATTCTTATTATCTCAGCAAAATAGCTAAAGAGTGTAATGAGAATACTATAGTATTTTGTGGAGTTAAGTTTATGGCTGAGAGTGCAAAAATACTTTCACCAGAAAAAACAGTGCTTCTTCCAAATATAGACGCGGGATGCACTATGGCAGATATGATTAATGGAGAAGATGTAAGGGAACTTAAAAAGGAGCATCCAAGGGCAAAGGTTATTTGTTATATAAATTCAACAGCAGAAGTTAAAGCTGAAAGTGATATATGCTGTACTTCTTCCAATGCATTAAAAATAATTAATAATTTGAATAATGAGGAAATAATTTTTATACCAGATAAAAATCTAGGCGAATATATAAATGAAAAAGCCACCGGTGTGGACATGATTTTATGGAATGGTTTTTGCTGCGTGCATGAGTTTGTAAGTGTAGAAGAGATTGTGGAAGTTAAAAATTGTGATAGTGATATAAAAATTTTAGTTCATCCTGAATGTAATAGAGAAATTAGAAAACTAGCTGACTTTATAGGAAGCACTGGAGATATAATTAAATTCGCTTCTGAAGACACCGGCAAAAAATATATGATTGTAACAGAGGAAGGTATACTTTACGAGCTAAAAAATAAAAATCCTAATAAGCAGTTTATAACACCAAAGACGCCTATGATATGTAAAAGTATGAAGAAAACTACCTTGGAGGACGTTTATAACAGTCTCCGTAGTAAACAATATGAAATAACCTTAGACGAAGATGTAAGACGAGCCGCAGAGAAATGTCTAAAAGCAATGCATGAAATGGCAAGGTGA
- the nadC gene encoding carboxylating nicotinate-nucleotide diphosphorylase, producing MNWLIIDNLIIEAIKEDVPQNDITTEFIIGEECNCSVDLIAKEDGVIAGLHVFERVFKILGGVNIKFFKKDGDEVCEGQCIARLSGKTKHILIGERTALNFLQRMSGIATLTKTYVDKLKSSGVKILDTRKTTPNMRIFEKYAVKIGGGCNHRYNLSDSVLIKENHISAAGGIKAAVTIIRQNVSFVKKIEVEVETLEQINEALEVGADIIMLDNMDVKTMKKAVELINKKALVEASGNVTLDKILEVAGSGVDYISVGALTHSFRVLDLSMKNLVNN from the coding sequence ATGAATTGGTTAATTATTGATAATCTTATTATAGAGGCAATAAAAGAAGATGTACCTCAAAACGATATCACAACGGAATTTATTATAGGGGAAGAATGTAACTGTAGCGTAGATTTAATAGCCAAAGAAGATGGAGTAATAGCTGGACTTCATGTATTTGAGAGAGTTTTTAAAATACTCGGAGGAGTTAATATAAAGTTTTTTAAAAAAGATGGAGACGAAGTGTGTGAAGGACAATGCATTGCAAGGTTAAGTGGTAAAACAAAACACATATTGATAGGCGAAAGAACTGCATTAAACTTTCTTCAAAGAATGAGCGGAATTGCCACATTAACTAAAACTTATGTAGATAAATTAAAAAGCAGTGGAGTGAAAATTTTAGATACAAGAAAAACTACACCTAACATGAGAATATTCGAGAAGTATGCTGTAAAAATTGGTGGAGGATGTAACCATAGATACAATCTCTCAGATAGTGTGCTAATAAAAGAAAATCATATAAGTGCTGCTGGAGGAATAAAGGCCGCGGTTACTATTATTCGCCAGAATGTTTCCTTTGTTAAAAAGATAGAAGTTGAAGTTGAAACTTTAGAACAAATTAATGAGGCTTTAGAAGTTGGAGCCGATATTATAATGCTAGATAATATGGATGTGAAAACTATGAAAAAAGCCGTAGAGTTAATTAATAAAAAAGCACTAGTTGAGGCATCTGGAAATGTAACTTTAGATAAAATTTTGGAAGTAGCTGGAAGTGGAGTTGACTATATTTCTGTAGGGGCATTGACTCACTCTTTTAGGGTTTTAGATTTGAGTATGAAGAATTTAGTTAATAATTAA
- a CDS encoding L-aspartate oxidase, whose amino-acid sequence MDVFVDVLIVGTGAAGLYAALNLREDLNILLITKDVVNKCNTFLAQGGISVARDESDFDLFIQDTLKAGKFKNSIKAVQTLVYESIDNINKVIDLGTSFDVEKGEFKYTKEGAHSISRIVHSKDETGKELFLSLLEALKNKKNVSILENTTLVDIITKNNRCVGGMVTKGEKRMNIYSKATVLATGGIGGLFKNSTNRRSLTGDGLAIALRHNIKTSNLDYVQFHPTALYDHNVNCEKFLISESLRGEGAKLLNEYGRRFVDELLPRDEVSKAIYGEEKKGGLPFVFLDISFKGKDYITNRFPAIYNHCLQRGIDITKHKIPVTPVQHYHMGGITVDLHSRTSMENLFACGEVSCTGVHGANRLASNSLLEALVFSRRASEFINKSIDRTMFLNSEDINRQKGNSDYSEINKTIVIDKFKKMGEGIRNELVNY is encoded by the coding sequence ATGGATGTATTTGTAGATGTGCTAATAGTTGGAACTGGTGCAGCTGGATTATACGCCGCATTAAATTTAAGAGAAGATCTAAATATACTTCTAATAACTAAAGATGTAGTAAATAAATGCAATACATTTTTAGCTCAAGGCGGTATTTCAGTAGCTAGAGATGAAAGTGATTTCGATCTATTTATACAGGATACACTAAAAGCAGGAAAATTTAAAAATTCCATAAAAGCAGTGCAGACTCTAGTATATGAATCCATAGATAATATAAATAAAGTAATAGATCTTGGAACCAGCTTTGATGTGGAAAAGGGAGAATTCAAATATACAAAGGAAGGTGCACATAGCATCAGCAGAATTGTTCATAGTAAGGATGAAACTGGAAAAGAGCTTTTCTTATCTTTGTTAGAAGCTTTAAAAAATAAAAAAAATGTTTCTATATTAGAAAACACTACATTGGTTGATATTATTACTAAAAACAATAGATGTGTTGGAGGCATGGTAACTAAAGGCGAAAAAAGAATGAATATCTATTCTAAGGCAACCGTTTTAGCAACAGGTGGTATTGGAGGTCTCTTTAAAAATTCAACTAATAGAAGAAGCTTAACAGGGGATGGCTTAGCTATTGCCTTGCGACATAACATTAAAACCTCTAATTTAGACTATGTGCAATTTCATCCGACTGCACTATATGATCATAATGTGAATTGTGAGAAATTCCTGATATCAGAATCACTAAGAGGGGAAGGCGCCAAACTTCTAAATGAATATGGCAGAAGATTTGTAGATGAACTGCTACCAAGAGATGAAGTTTCTAAGGCAATTTATGGAGAAGAAAAAAAGGGTGGTTTGCCTTTTGTGTTTTTAGATATTTCATTTAAAGGCAAGGATTATATAACTAATAGGTTTCCTGCTATTTACAACCACTGTTTACAAAGAGGTATAGATATTACAAAACATAAAATTCCAGTAACCCCAGTACAACACTATCACATGGGAGGAATTACTGTTGACTTACATTCTAGAACATCCATGGAGAATTTATTTGCCTGCGGTGAGGTGAGCTGCACGGGAGTACATGGAGCAAATAGGCTAGCAAGTAATTCACTATTGGAGGCTCTAGTTTTTTCTAGAAGGGCTTCGGAGTTTATAAATAAGTCCATTGATAGGACTATGTTTCTAAACTCAGAAGATATAAATAGACAAAAGGGGAATAGTGATTATAGTGAAATTAATAAAACTATAGTTATAGATAAATTCAAGAAAATGGGAGAGGGTATAAGGAATGAATTGGTTAATTATTGA
- a CDS encoding V-type ATP synthase subunit D, with translation MARLSVNPTRMELTKLKKRLATAARGHKLLKDKQDELMRRFIDLIKHNNELRKSVEEELQNSFKDFVMASALMSSEFLEEAIAYPKESISVKVDTKNLMGVNVPVMEFKRKLEDDAGSIYPYGFASTSADLDGAIEKLYLILPKLLELAEVEKSCQLMADEIEKTRRRVNALEYMIIPQLQETIKYIRMKLGENERGALTRLMKVKSMMEKAQAIADAKKITT, from the coding sequence ATGGCAAGGTTATCTGTTAATCCAACTAGAATGGAGCTGACTAAGCTTAAAAAAAGATTAGCAACAGCGGCTCGTGGGCATAAATTATTAAAAGATAAACAAGATGAACTCATGAGAAGATTTATTGATCTAATAAAGCATAATAATGAACTTAGGAAGAGTGTTGAAGAAGAATTACAAAACTCTTTTAAGGATTTTGTTATGGCAAGTGCCTTAATGTCTTCAGAATTTCTAGAGGAAGCCATTGCTTATCCAAAAGAAAGTATTTCCGTAAAGGTTGACACAAAAAATCTTATGGGTGTTAATGTTCCGGTAATGGAATTTAAAAGAAAACTAGAAGATGATGCGGGCAGTATATATCCCTATGGATTTGCTAGTACTTCAGCAGATCTTGATGGAGCCATAGAAAAGCTATATCTAATTTTGCCAAAGCTTTTAGAACTTGCTGAGGTAGAAAAATCTTGTCAGCTCATGGCTGACGAAATTGAAAAAACTAGAAGAAGAGTTAATGCCCTTGAATACATGATCATCCCTCAGCTTCAAGAAACTATAAAGTATATAAGAATGAAGCTTGGAGAAAATGAAAGAGGTGCTTTAACTAGACTTATGAAAGTTAAAAGCATGATGGAAAAAGCTCAGGCAATAGCAGATGCTAAGAAAATTACCACATAA
- a CDS encoding V-type ATP synthase subunit B, with amino-acid sequence MLKEYRTISEVVGPLMVVEKVQGVRYDELVEIELQNGDIRRGKVLEINEDKAMVQLFESSAGINLKGSKAKFLGKPLELGVSEDMLGRVFDGLGRPKDGGPKIIPDKKLDINGEALNPVARNYPSEFIQTGISAIDGLNTLVRGQKLPVFSGAGLPHAQLAAQIARQAKVLNSESKFVVVFAAIGITFEEAQFFVDDFTSTGAIDRTVLFMNLANDPAIERIATPRMALTTAEYLAYEKGYHVLVIMTDITNYCEALREVSAARKEVPGRRGYPGYLYTDLSTLYERAGRIKGLEGSITQIPILTMPEDDITHPIPDLTGYITEGQIILSRELYKKGVMPPIDVLPSLSRLKDKGIGKNKTREDHADTMNQLFAAYAQGKQAKELAVILGESALSDADKAYAKFADAFEKQYIAQGFETNRTIDETINLGWELLSILPRTELKRIRDEYLEKYLPKKEGE; translated from the coding sequence GTGCTTAAAGAATACAGAACCATATCAGAAGTTGTAGGACCCCTTATGGTTGTAGAGAAAGTCCAGGGAGTTAGATATGATGAACTAGTTGAAATAGAACTACAAAACGGTGACATTCGTCGTGGAAAAGTACTTGAAATAAATGAAGATAAAGCAATGGTTCAATTATTTGAAAGTTCAGCAGGGATTAACCTAAAGGGCAGTAAGGCTAAGTTTTTAGGTAAACCACTAGAGCTTGGAGTTTCAGAAGATATGCTTGGAAGAGTCTTTGACGGACTTGGTAGGCCTAAAGATGGCGGACCTAAAATTATTCCTGATAAGAAATTAGACATAAATGGAGAAGCCTTAAACCCAGTAGCAAGAAACTATCCCTCAGAATTTATTCAAACGGGAATTTCTGCTATAGATGGACTTAACACTTTAGTTAGAGGACAAAAATTACCAGTTTTTTCTGGAGCTGGTCTTCCTCATGCTCAACTTGCGGCTCAGATAGCAAGACAAGCGAAGGTATTAAATTCAGAGTCGAAATTTGTTGTTGTATTTGCAGCTATAGGAATAACTTTTGAGGAAGCACAATTTTTCGTAGATGATTTTACTAGTACTGGTGCAATAGACAGAACTGTATTATTTATGAATCTTGCAAATGACCCAGCTATTGAGAGAATAGCTACACCTAGAATGGCTCTAACTACAGCTGAATATCTTGCATATGAAAAAGGATATCATGTTCTTGTAATTATGACTGATATTACAAATTACTGTGAGGCCCTACGTGAAGTTTCAGCTGCAAGAAAAGAAGTTCCAGGTAGGCGTGGATATCCAGGATATCTTTATACTGACCTTTCTACGTTATATGAAAGAGCTGGTAGAATTAAAGGACTTGAAGGTTCAATAACACAAATCCCCATACTTACAATGCCTGAAGATGATATAACTCATCCAATTCCAGATCTTACAGGATACATAACTGAAGGGCAGATTATTTTAAGTAGAGAACTTTATAAAAAAGGCGTTATGCCTCCAATAGATGTTCTACCTTCATTATCAAGACTTAAAGATAAAGGTATAGGTAAAAACAAAACAAGAGAAGATCATGCTGATACAATGAATCAATTATTTGCTGCCTATGCTCAAGGTAAGCAAGCAAAGGAGCTAGCAGTAATTTTAGGAGAGTCAGCCTTGTCTGATGCAGATAAAGCATATGCAAAATTTGCAGATGCATTTGAAAAACAGTATATAGCTCAAGGCTTTGAAACTAATAGAACTATAGATGAAACAATAAATCTAGGATGGGAGCTCCTATCTATACTACCAAGAACTGAACTTAAGAGAATTAGAGATGAATATCTTGAGAAGTACTTACCTAAAAAAGAGGGTGAGTAA